A window from Solea senegalensis isolate Sse05_10M linkage group LG15, IFAPA_SoseM_1, whole genome shotgun sequence encodes these proteins:
- the LOC122781520 gene encoding glutathione S-transferase omega-1-like encodes MATEKVFAKGSAAPGPVMKDSIRIYSMRFCPFAQRTRLVLNAKGIKHETININLKDKPEWFLAKNPLGLVPTLETSAGEVIYESPITCDYLDEVYPEKKLLPSSPYEKAQQKMMLEHFSKVVPYLYTIPLGRRKGEDVSRLEAELKEKLAKFDQDLVDKKTKFFGGNSITMIDYMMYPFMERMAVAEIQYCLDHTPALKKWMQHMSEDPTVKETTFDVDTYKNFYKSYHEGKPDYDYGL; translated from the exons atGGCCACTGAAAAGGTTTTCGCTAAAG GAAGTGCTGCACCTGGCCCAGTTATGAAAGACTCCATCAGGATTTACAGCATGAGATTCTGCCCGTTTGCACAGAGAACCAGACTGGTGCTGAACGCCAAAGGGATCAA ACATGAAACCATCAACATCAACCTGAAGGACAAACCTGAGTGGTTCCTTGCCAAGAATCCTCTCGGCCTCGTGCCAACATTGGAGACCTCTGCTGGTGAAGTGATATACGAGTCTCCCATCACCTGTGATTACCTGGATGAAGTTTACCCAGAGAAGAAGCTGCTTCCTTCCTCTCCATATGAAAAAGCTCAGCAGAAAATGATGCTGGAGCATTTTtccaag GTGGTGCCGTACTTATACACCATCCCACTGGGGAGGAGAAAAGGTGAGGACGTCTCACGACTGGAAGCTGAACTGAAAGAGAAGTTAGCCAAGTTTGACCAG GACCTGGTTGACAAGAAGACAAAGTTCTTCGGTGGCAACTCCATCACGATGATCGACTACATGATGTATCCGTTCATGGAGAGAATGGCCGTCGCTGAGATACAATA CTGCCTTGATCACACACCTGCACTGAAGAAATGGATGCAGCACATGTCTGAAGACCCGACTGTCAAAGAAACCACATTCGACGTGGACACCTACAAAAACTTTTACAAGAGCTACCACGAGGGGAAACCCGACTATGACTACGGCCTGTAG